Proteins encoded in a region of the Rutidosis leptorrhynchoides isolate AG116_Rl617_1_P2 unplaced genomic scaffold, CSIRO_AGI_Rlap_v1 contig424, whole genome shotgun sequence genome:
- the LOC139883594 gene encoding multicystatin-like produces the protein MDPNNPLLPTLAKYAIAEHNRLAKTSLVFDKAFGGRNDRFFNHYIVDFFALNGAVREDYEASVYWDPILILPFSSSSAAVGGGGGWTEMKDVNDPHVKEIGKFAVEEHNKEAKTSLIFKKVISGRTKVVSGKNYKFILSAGDKAAGSLTTSMYQAIVWEKPWLHYKNLTSFKSLLKA, from the exons ATGGATCCAAATAATCCGCTTCTTCCAACGTTAGCAAAGTATGCAATAGCCGAACACAACAGATTAGCAAAGACATCTTTGGTGTTCGACAAAGCTTTTGGTGGAAGAAATGACAGGTTTTTCAACCATTACATTGTTGATTTCTTCGCACTAAACGGCGCCGTTCGAGAAGATTATGAAGCATCTGTATACTGGGATCCT ATCCTTATCCTCCCTTTCTCCTCCTCCTCGGCAGCGGTCGGTGGCGGCGGCGGTTGGACGGAGATGAAAGATGTAAATGATCCACATGTGAAGGAGATTGGTAAGTTTGCAGTGGAAGAACACAACAAAGAAGCAAAGACTTCATTAATATTCAAAAAGGTCATTAGTGGACGGACAAAAGTCGTTTCCGGGAAAAACTATAAATTCATTTTGTCCGCCGGTGATAAAGCGGCCGGGTCGTTGACGACTAGCATGTACCAGGCTATTGTCTGGGAGAAACCATGGCTTCATTACAAGAATCTTACTTCCTTTAAGTCTCTTCTCAAAGCTTGA
- the LOC139883590 gene encoding probable LRR receptor-like serine/threonine-protein kinase At1g29720 yields ASALELNWKARLEICKDIARGLKYLHEGSEFNIIHGDLKASNVFLMDDSDPPTAKISDYGLAKFHEEENPFSSTKKPRNLMYIAPEYASLTDITVKADVYSFGVLLLEIISGKRCVEYKGDKPTEILLFEANKLNRENDSKRLVDKRIENENEREEASSLVELAMKCTNRVPEHRPKMSEILDKLELIGKENDHHEISIDKSHADDYP; encoded by the exons ACGCTTCTGCGTTAGAACTGAATTGGAAAGCTAGACTGGAAATTTGCAAAGATATAGCAAGAGGATTGAAGTATCTCCATGAAGGCTCAGAATTTAATATTATCCATGGGGATTTAAAAGCCAGCAATGTATTTTTAATGGATGATTCTGATCCGCCCACGGCAAAGATATCTGATTATGGATTAGCAAAGTTTCATGAAGAGGAAAACCCTTTTTCATCCACCAAAAAGCCTAGGAATCT TATGTATATTGCTCCAGAGTATGCTTCATTGACAGATATAACGGTGAAAGCAGATGTTTATAGTTTCGGTGTTCTTCTACTTGAAATAATAAGTGGAAAGCGCTGTGTAGAATACAAAGGAGACAAACCTACTGAGATTCTACTATTTGAg GCAAATAAACTTAATCGAGAGAATGATTCTAAGCGGTTGGTTGATAAGAGaatagaaaatgaaaatgaaagggAAGAAGCAAGTTCGTTGGTGGAGTTGGCGATGAAATGTACTAACAGAGTTCCTGAACACAGGCCGAAAATGTCTGAGATTTTGGATAAACTTGAGTTGATTGGAAAAGAAAATGATCATCATGAGATCTCCATTGACAAATCTCATGCTGATGATTATCCTTGA